The following coding sequences lie in one Arachis stenosperma cultivar V10309 chromosome 5, arast.V10309.gnm1.PFL2, whole genome shotgun sequence genomic window:
- the LOC130980598 gene encoding peroxidase C1C-like, which produces MKLPRPLLVALLVLSLIVVPSKADLDDFFNGFGFHFRHGRQQQQQQQQQQQEQQAQGNDNQDPPGAQVNEPRGSYIAGAYGMGGSPPPPQAVIIPDPAVQPAEPADFKPAQMVITNNLGGLSVGFYDRSCPNAEKIVADWLAELIKTNPSAPANIIRLAFHDCAVGGCDASILLDSIGQGDKVEKGSIFNGMSLKGADLIDDLKMRLEEECPQTVSCADAIAFSANEAMAIAGGVRQRPLGGRRDALNSLATAADQNLASPTATIDQMSAIFRRLGFNQEEMVVLLGAHSVGTAHCDLFMDRVYNFRNTQKPDPVLPLPYVEDLRRLCANPGTPQFRNPNVNFDETPYALDNRYFKNLVQNKALLLSDSSLKDDPRTGPTVRQMAEDDTLFPKRFAELFTKMTTFNVLTGLLGEVRKTCRSTNN; this is translated from the exons ATGAAGTTGCCACGGCCACTGCTGGTGGCGCTTTTGGTGCTGAGCCTGATCGTCGTTCCTTCAAAGGCAGATCTGGATGACTTTTTCAACGGCTTCGGCTTTCACTTCAGACATGGacgacaacaacaacaacaacaacaacaacaacaacaagaacaacaGGCTCAAGGAAATGATAATCAAGACCCGCCGGGAGCCCAAGTAAACGAGCCCAGGGGTTCATATATTGCTGGTGCATACGGCATGGGAGGATCGCCGCCGCCACCTCAAGCAGTGATAATTCCTGATCCGGCTGTTCAGCCTGCAGAGCCGGCTGATTTTAAGCCTGCACAGATGGTTATTACTAATAACTTAGGTGGTCTGTCGGTGGGGTTCTACGATAGAAGTTGCCCTAATGCAGAGAAGATTGTGGCTGATTGGTTGGCAGAACTTATAAAGACAAATCCATCTGCACCTGCTAACATTATTCGTCTTGCATTCCATGATTGTGCTGTTGGT GGTTGTGATGCCTCGATCTTGCTAGACTCCATTGGGCAAGGAGATAAAGTGGAGAAGGGTTCAATCTTCAACGGAATGAGCCTCAAAGGTGCCGATCTGATCGACGACCTAAAAATGAGATTGGAGGAAGAGTGTCCACAGACAGTGTCATGTGCAGATGCAATTGCTTTTTCAGCCAACGAGGCGATGGCAATAGCTGGGGGAGTCCGCCAGCGTCCTCTAGGAGGACGCAGGGACGCCCTCAACTCCCTGGCTACGGCGGCAGATCAGAACCTGGCCTCCCCGACTGCCACGATAGACCAGATGTCCGCCATCTTTAGGAGGCTAGGTTTCAATCAAGAGGAAATGGTGGTGCTCTTGGGTGCACACTCCGTTGGTACAGCACACTGTGATCTTTTCATGGATAGGGTTTACAACTTCAGAAATACGCAGAAGCCTGATCCAGTGCTTCCATTGCCATATGTGGAAGATTTGAGGAGACTTTGCGCTAATCCTGGAACACCACAATTCAGAAACCCTAATGTGAACTTTGATGAAACGCCTTATGCATTGGACAACCGCTACTTTAAGAACCTTGTACAGAACAAGGCTTTGTTGCTGTCGGATTCTTCGTTAAAAGATGATCCTAGGACGGGTCCCACCGTGAGACAGATGGCGGAAGATGATACGTTGTTCCCAAAGAGGTTTGCTGAGTTGTTCACTAAGATGACTACTTTTAATGTGCTCACTGGTCTTCTTGGAGAAGTTAGGAAGACTTGTAGGTCCACCAATAATTGA